A genomic stretch from Thermomonospora umbrina includes:
- a CDS encoding uracil-xanthine permease family protein, which produces MGFGWRVHGDGRSPAPGEVVGPGERLTWPRTAGLGAQHVIAMFGATFVFPLVMGLDPNLAVMMSGVATILFLLIVQGRVPSYLGTSASFVGAVFAIRAGADTARTDAWVTGAILIAGVVLALAGLAIHVLGPAVIHKVFPPPVTGGVVMLIGFGLAFVVADTYWPQDHWVALVTMTFVFVVMVLFRGFVGRISILLGLVFGFALSWVLDLFGRVTSVLPGANLLDANGRPCAAEGPYCVATAFPHDRVSFAGVGGADWFGLPDMHAPDFKMSAVLLVLPAVIALIAENTGHVKAVGEMTRTDLDPLIGRAVFADGVGTVVASSVGGSPTTTYAENIGVMAATRVYSTAAYYVAALIAILFGLCPKFGALVAATPGGVLGGVTVILYGMIGLLGAKIWVEARVNFADPVNMVPIGAGIILAIGPVVHSIGDDFDLEGIAFGTVVVLAGHHLLRAISTRVGGPEVSYGEVGFEHDPTAEGSKDGP; this is translated from the coding sequence ATGGGATTCGGCTGGAGGGTCCACGGCGACGGGCGCAGTCCCGCGCCGGGCGAGGTGGTCGGGCCGGGGGAACGCCTGACCTGGCCGCGCACGGCCGGGCTCGGGGCGCAGCACGTCATCGCCATGTTCGGCGCCACGTTCGTGTTCCCGCTGGTGATGGGGCTGGATCCGAACCTCGCCGTGATGATGTCCGGGGTCGCGACCATCCTGTTCCTGCTCATCGTGCAGGGCCGGGTCCCCAGCTACCTGGGCACCAGCGCGTCGTTCGTCGGGGCGGTCTTCGCCATCCGCGCGGGGGCGGACACGGCGCGGACCGACGCCTGGGTGACCGGCGCGATCCTGATCGCGGGGGTGGTGCTGGCGCTGGCGGGGCTCGCGATCCACGTCCTCGGCCCGGCGGTCATCCACAAGGTGTTCCCGCCGCCGGTCACCGGCGGCGTGGTGATGCTGATCGGGTTCGGGCTGGCGTTCGTGGTGGCCGACACGTACTGGCCGCAGGACCACTGGGTCGCGCTCGTCACCATGACGTTCGTGTTCGTGGTGATGGTGCTGTTCCGGGGCTTCGTCGGCCGGATCTCCATCCTGCTGGGGCTGGTGTTCGGGTTCGCGCTGTCGTGGGTGCTGGACCTGTTCGGCCGGGTCACCTCGGTGCTGCCGGGCGCCAACCTCCTCGACGCGAACGGCCGACCGTGCGCGGCCGAGGGCCCGTACTGCGTGGCGACCGCGTTCCCGCACGACCGGGTGAGCTTCGCCGGGGTGGGCGGGGCCGACTGGTTCGGGCTGCCCGACATGCACGCCCCCGACTTCAAGATGTCGGCGGTGCTGCTGGTGCTGCCCGCCGTGATCGCGCTGATCGCCGAGAACACCGGCCACGTGAAGGCGGTCGGCGAGATGACCCGCACCGACCTGGACCCGCTGATCGGCCGGGCGGTGTTCGCCGACGGCGTCGGGACCGTGGTCGCGAGCTCGGTCGGCGGCTCGCCCACCACGACCTACGCCGAGAACATCGGGGTCATGGCCGCCACCAGGGTGTACTCGACGGCCGCGTACTACGTGGCGGCGCTCATCGCGATCCTGTTCGGGCTGTGCCCCAAGTTCGGCGCGCTGGTCGCGGCCACGCCCGGCGGGGTCCTCGGCGGCGTCACCGTGATCCTGTACGGCATGATCGGGCTGCTCGGCGCGAAGATCTGGGTCGAGGCCCGGGTGAACTTCGCCGACCCGGTGAACATGGTGCCGATCGGGGCCGGGATCATCCTGGCCATCGGCCCGGTCGTCCACTCCATCGGTGACGACTTCGATCTGGAGGGCATCGCGTTCGGCACCGTCGTGGTCCTGGCCGGCCACCACCTGCTGCGGGCGATCTCGACCCGTGTCGGCGGCCCCGAGGTCTCCTACGGCGAGGTCGGCTTCGAGCACGATCCCACCGCCGAGGGTTCGAAGGACGGGCCGTGA
- a CDS encoding FAD binding domain-containing protein: MKPPPFDYEAPETVAEALDVLAEGGKVLAGGQSLIPLLNMRLAAPERLVDINRVAGLDTLEVTADGVRVGALARHSRVERSAEAVSVQPLLRQALRHVAHPVIRNRGTVVGSLAHADPAAELPAVLALLGGTVEVASTVGRRVVGAADFFVGPLEPALVPGELAVAAFFPALPPQTGTAFAEVARRHGDYALVGVAALVALDDDLRVREARAGYLSVADTPLVLDLTEPAVRGQTGRPPGSCDWSPAGAHAAERVEPDDDIHAGADYRRHLVGVLTERALAEAARNALPGER; this comes from the coding sequence GTGAAGCCGCCGCCGTTCGACTACGAGGCCCCGGAGACGGTCGCCGAGGCGCTGGACGTCCTCGCGGAGGGCGGGAAGGTCCTCGCCGGGGGCCAGAGCCTGATCCCCCTGCTGAACATGAGGTTGGCCGCGCCCGAACGGCTCGTGGACATCAACCGCGTCGCCGGGCTCGACACGCTGGAGGTGACCGCCGACGGCGTCCGGGTCGGCGCGCTCGCCCGGCACTCGCGGGTGGAGCGCTCGGCCGAGGCGGTGTCCGTGCAGCCGCTGCTGCGCCAGGCGCTGCGGCATGTCGCCCATCCGGTGATCCGCAACCGGGGCACGGTCGTCGGCAGCCTCGCGCACGCCGACCCCGCCGCCGAACTGCCCGCGGTGCTGGCGCTCCTGGGCGGCACCGTCGAGGTCGCCTCCACGGTCGGGCGGCGGGTCGTCGGGGCCGCCGACTTCTTCGTCGGGCCGCTGGAGCCCGCCCTCGTGCCCGGGGAGTTGGCGGTCGCGGCGTTCTTCCCCGCGCTGCCGCCGCAGACGGGGACGGCGTTCGCCGAGGTGGCGCGCCGCCACGGCGACTACGCGCTCGTCGGGGTGGCCGCCCTGGTCGCCCTCGACGACGACCTGCGGGTCCGCGAGGCCCGCGCCGGCTACCTGAGCGTCGCCGACACCCCGCTGGTGCTGGACCTGACCGAGCCCGCCGTGCGGGGACAGACGGGCCGGCCCCCGGGTTCCTGCGACTGGTCGCCGGCGGGCGCCCACGCGGCCGAACGGGTGGAGCCCGACGACGACATCCACGCCGGGGCCGACTACCGCCGCCATCTCGTGGGCGTGCTCACCGAGCGCGCGCTGGCGGAGGCGGCCCGCAACGCACTGCCGGGAGAGCGATGA
- a CDS encoding (2Fe-2S)-binding protein, which translates to MTIERTHDIAMTVNGVHRSATAPARRLLSDFLRHDLGLTGTHVGCEHGVCGCCTVLLDGEPVRSCLTLAVTVAGREITTVEGLAEPDGGLSPVQRAFQECHGLQCGFCTPGFLCTVTALLRDNPRPTHEEVLEGISGNLCRCTGYQNIIKSVHRAAELKAGDR; encoded by the coding sequence ATGACCATCGAGCGGACCCACGACATCGCGATGACGGTCAACGGCGTCCACCGTTCGGCGACCGCCCCAGCGCGGCGGCTCCTGTCGGACTTCCTGCGCCACGACCTCGGCCTGACCGGCACCCATGTGGGCTGTGAGCACGGCGTCTGCGGCTGCTGCACGGTGCTGCTGGACGGCGAGCCCGTACGGTCCTGTCTGACGCTGGCCGTCACGGTCGCCGGGCGCGAGATCACCACCGTCGAGGGCCTGGCGGAGCCGGACGGCGGCCTGTCGCCGGTGCAGCGGGCGTTCCAGGAGTGCCACGGCCTGCAGTGCGGCTTCTGCACCCCCGGCTTCCTCTGCACGGTCACCGCCCTGCTCCGCGACAACCCCCGGCCCACCCACGAGGAGGTCCTGGAAGGGATCTCCGGCAACCTGTGCCGCTGCACCGGCTACCAGAACATCATCAAGTCCGTGCACCGGGCCGCCGAGCTGAAGGCCGGCGACCGATGA
- the cutA gene encoding aerobic carbon-monoxide dehydrogenase large subunit yields the protein MTTSMFGEPIARREDPRLLTGRGRFLDDLGRDALAAAFVRSPHAHARITAIDADDALDVDGLVAIYTWEDLPDRVGEPLPLLIPHPALTHGRTGLPLARDVVRHVGEPIVMVVARDRYLAEDAAERIRVEYEVLPPVVGIENAHAAERLVHEDVPGNVGAHLVQRVGDAPGAIDAAPHRLEFRLDIERSASMPLEGRGVYARWDADDGSLRVYSSTQTSTSVRMAVAARLGLPPGKVEVIAPDVGGGFGVKIMHPWPEEVLVPWAARLLNREVKWAEDRREHFVAAAHERAQVHRVRVGFDDEGRILGLDVRILHDHGAYTPYGIIVPIITSTQLLGPYKPGAYRVEFSSLYTNTVIVTPYRGAGRPQGVFCMERTMDRIARALGRDRADVRAANFIGPDEFPYDQGLTFQDGRPLIYDSGDYPALLVQIRELIGWDAFEDERARAAAEGRRIGIGLGCYVEGTGVGPYEGGHVEVDSAGRVHVSTGLTSQGQGHQTVFAQIAAAELGVPIEDVTVTTGDTRRFGYAVGTFASRAAVMSGNAIALACRRLRAKALRIAGEALEADPRDLEITDGEVHVRGDRTAAIPLRTVAVLSNPLRYAFDDETRRATQFAVGGRPDEPPIAPGEEPGLEGRDYYSPVRSTFASGMHAAVVETDPATAEIRILRYAVVHDCGRLINPRIVEGQIHGGVAQGVAGALYERMVYDASGQLLNASFMDFLMPYATEVPHVTTGHRETPSPLNPLGVKGAGEAGVIPVSAVIAAAVEDAEGIRVDAMPLSPDGLFRLRRRAADEPGLRIRDGSAARPATGR from the coding sequence ATGACCACGTCGATGTTCGGCGAGCCGATCGCCCGACGCGAGGACCCCAGGCTGCTGACCGGTCGGGGCCGCTTCCTCGACGACCTGGGCCGCGACGCGCTCGCCGCCGCGTTCGTCCGATCGCCCCACGCGCACGCCCGCATCACCGCCATCGACGCGGACGACGCCCTCGACGTCGACGGGCTCGTCGCGATCTACACCTGGGAGGATCTGCCCGACCGGGTGGGGGAGCCGCTGCCGCTGCTGATCCCGCACCCCGCGCTGACCCACGGCCGGACGGGCCTTCCGCTCGCCCGCGACGTCGTCCGCCACGTCGGGGAGCCCATCGTGATGGTGGTGGCGCGCGACCGCTACCTGGCCGAGGACGCGGCCGAACGGATCCGCGTCGAGTACGAGGTGCTGCCCCCGGTCGTCGGCATCGAGAACGCCCACGCCGCCGAACGTCTCGTGCACGAGGACGTCCCCGGCAACGTGGGGGCGCACCTCGTTCAGCGCGTGGGCGACGCGCCGGGCGCGATCGACGCGGCCCCGCACCGGCTGGAGTTCCGGCTCGACATCGAGCGCAGCGCGTCCATGCCGCTGGAGGGGCGCGGTGTGTACGCGCGTTGGGACGCCGACGACGGGTCGCTGCGGGTGTACTCCTCCACCCAGACGTCCACCAGCGTCCGCATGGCCGTCGCCGCCCGGCTGGGGCTGCCGCCCGGCAAGGTCGAGGTGATCGCCCCGGACGTCGGCGGCGGGTTCGGCGTGAAGATCATGCACCCGTGGCCGGAGGAGGTACTCGTGCCGTGGGCGGCCCGGCTGCTGAACCGCGAGGTCAAGTGGGCCGAGGACCGCCGTGAGCACTTCGTCGCCGCCGCCCACGAACGCGCCCAGGTCCACCGGGTCCGGGTCGGGTTCGACGACGAGGGCCGGATCCTGGGCCTGGACGTGCGGATCCTGCACGACCACGGCGCCTACACCCCGTACGGGATCATCGTGCCGATCATCACGTCCACGCAGCTCCTCGGGCCCTACAAGCCGGGCGCGTACCGGGTGGAGTTCTCCAGCCTCTACACCAACACGGTCATCGTCACCCCGTACCGGGGGGCGGGCCGGCCGCAGGGCGTGTTCTGCATGGAGCGGACGATGGACCGCATCGCCCGCGCGCTCGGCCGCGACCGCGCCGACGTCCGGGCGGCCAACTTCATCGGGCCCGACGAGTTCCCCTACGACCAGGGCCTGACGTTCCAGGACGGGCGGCCGCTGATCTACGACTCCGGCGACTATCCGGCGCTGCTCGTTCAGATCAGGGAGCTGATCGGCTGGGACGCGTTCGAGGACGAGCGGGCGCGGGCCGCCGCGGAGGGCCGCCGGATCGGCATCGGGCTCGGCTGCTACGTCGAGGGCACCGGCGTCGGCCCCTACGAGGGCGGCCACGTCGAGGTCGACTCCGCCGGCCGGGTGCACGTCTCCACCGGGCTGACCTCGCAGGGCCAGGGCCACCAGACGGTGTTCGCGCAGATCGCCGCCGCCGAGCTGGGCGTGCCGATCGAGGACGTCACGGTGACCACCGGCGACACCCGCCGATTCGGCTACGCGGTCGGCACGTTCGCGTCGCGGGCCGCCGTCATGAGCGGCAACGCCATCGCGCTGGCCTGCCGCAGGCTGCGCGCCAAGGCGCTGCGCATCGCCGGGGAGGCGCTGGAGGCCGACCCCCGCGACCTGGAGATCACCGACGGCGAGGTGCACGTGCGGGGCGACCGGACCGCCGCGATCCCGCTGCGCACCGTCGCCGTGCTGTCCAACCCCCTGCGGTACGCCTTCGACGACGAGACCCGCCGGGCCACCCAGTTCGCCGTGGGCGGGCGACCGGACGAGCCGCCGATCGCGCCGGGGGAGGAGCCCGGCCTGGAGGGCCGCGACTACTACTCGCCGGTGCGGTCGACGTTCGCGTCCGGGATGCACGCCGCCGTGGTGGAGACCGACCCGGCGACCGCCGAGATCCGGATCCTGCGGTACGCCGTCGTCCACGACTGCGGACGGCTGATCAACCCGCGCATCGTGGAGGGGCAGATCCACGGGGGAGTGGCGCAGGGCGTCGCCGGGGCGCTGTACGAGCGGATGGTCTACGACGCGTCGGGCCAGCTCCTCAACGCCTCGTTCATGGACTTCCTCATGCCGTACGCCACCGAGGTCCCGCACGTGACGACCGGCCACCGGGAGACGCCGTCGCCGCTGAACCCGCTGGGTGTCAAGGGGGCGGGGGAGGCCGGGGTCATCCCGGTGTCCGCGGTGATCGCCGCCGCGGTCGAGGACGCCGAGGGGATCCGGGTGGACGCGATGCCGCTGTCCCCGGACGGGCTGTTCCGGCTGCGGCGGCGCGCGGCGGACGAGCCCGGGCTGCGGATCCGGGACGGGTCCGCCGCCCGTCCCGCGACCGGCCGATGA
- a CDS encoding polysaccharide deacetylase family protein — MRGKLPVVACLLAGAVGIGAGAAPELRNGAAGDDVPALRTELAGLLADQQWPRPKPRTWTVQQAADIPRGAVPTIRRINTTDRVVFLTIDDGYEYDPAFVDIVRRQKIPIMTFLTSTYVKGQGQYFWAMRNAGSRMENHSVGHPAMNTLPIEGQRKEICDASATIAAQYGRRPVFFRPPFGAMNQLTQQAAKDCGIKLIMLWNTEFYNGTTGPGVGFNGFARGDGAGKGFRPGDIVLMHYRKGLAQQMLLMLTWLKQQGFRPAAIENYLPRSLGGNAPDADTTFR; from the coding sequence ATGCGTGGGAAGCTGCCCGTGGTCGCCTGCCTGCTGGCGGGTGCGGTGGGGATCGGCGCGGGCGCCGCCCCTGAGCTCCGCAACGGGGCCGCGGGCGACGACGTCCCCGCGCTGCGGACGGAGCTGGCCGGGCTGCTGGCCGACCAGCAGTGGCCCCGCCCCAAGCCCCGCACCTGGACGGTCCAGCAGGCCGCCGACATCCCCCGGGGGGCGGTGCCGACCATCCGGCGGATCAACACCACGGACCGGGTGGTGTTCCTGACGATCGACGACGGCTACGAGTACGACCCCGCGTTCGTCGACATCGTCCGGCGGCAGAAGATCCCGATCATGACGTTCCTGACCTCCACGTACGTGAAGGGCCAGGGCCAGTACTTCTGGGCCATGCGCAACGCCGGCTCCCGGATGGAGAACCACTCCGTCGGCCACCCGGCGATGAACACCCTGCCGATCGAGGGTCAGCGCAAGGAGATCTGCGACGCGTCCGCCACCATCGCCGCGCAGTACGGGCGGCGTCCGGTGTTCTTCCGCCCGCCGTTCGGCGCCATGAACCAGCTCACCCAGCAGGCCGCCAAGGACTGCGGGATCAAGCTGATCATGCTCTGGAACACCGAGTTCTACAACGGGACCACCGGGCCCGGGGTCGGCTTCAACGGCTTCGCCCGCGGCGACGGGGCCGGCAAGGGCTTCCGGCCGGGCGACATCGTGCTGATGCACTACCGCAAGGGCCTCGCCCAACAGATGCTGCTGATGCTCACCTGGCTCAAGCAGCAGGGGTTCCGCCCGGCGGCCATCGAGAACTACCTGCCGCGGTCGCTCGGCGGCAACGCGCCCGACGCCGACACCACGTTCCGGTGA
- a CDS encoding SRPBCC family protein: protein MKVTGSATVAAPPPLVWDALQDPSVLARSIPGCQSLEAVGVDTYTMTVTAGVASIKGTYVGEVALAEPEPPHSFVLRARGQGAPGTVEATVRVRLSEDTAGTRVDYDADAVVGGMIGGVGQRMLGGVARRTAGEFFAAVERALTTPEPAPEPVPAQSAAPTTYRGRAAEPPAQGVQVGQLTTAFGAGAVVALTGVVIGYALGRRRGGG from the coding sequence ATGAAGGTCACCGGGAGCGCCACCGTCGCCGCGCCGCCGCCCCTCGTCTGGGACGCCCTCCAGGATCCGTCCGTGCTGGCCAGGAGCATCCCCGGCTGCCAGAGCCTGGAGGCCGTGGGCGTCGACACGTACACGATGACGGTCACCGCCGGGGTCGCCTCCATCAAGGGCACCTATGTCGGCGAGGTCGCGTTGGCCGAGCCCGAGCCGCCGCACTCGTTCGTGCTCCGCGCCCGGGGGCAGGGCGCGCCCGGCACCGTCGAGGCGACCGTGCGGGTCCGGCTGTCGGAGGACACCGCCGGGACGCGGGTCGACTACGACGCCGACGCGGTCGTGGGCGGCATGATCGGTGGCGTCGGCCAGCGGATGCTCGGCGGTGTCGCCCGCCGCACCGCGGGGGAGTTCTTCGCCGCCGTCGAACGCGCCCTCACGACCCCGGAGCCCGCGCCCGAGCCCGTTCCCGCGCAGTCCGCCGCGCCGACGACCTACCGGGGCCGGGCCGCCGAGCCCCCCGCGCAAGGCGTGCAGGTGGGGCAGTTGACGACGGCGTTCGGAGCCGGGGCCGTGGTCGCGTTGACCGGCGTCGTCATCGGGTACGCCCTGGGACGCCGTCGAGGCGGTGGCTGA
- a CDS encoding carbon-nitrogen hydrolase family protein, with translation MRPFTAAAVQFAPVAGPLTAASVDANLDMAAAWIRRCVAATGAELVVLPESCTTGFTPGVPAGELWSLMSSIPGPVTEPVQEAARDLGVHVCLGTYERGPAPGVVHNAAVLVGPSGDVLGVYRKTHPFGDEDARRGGWVTAGSEVCVVDTGLGRIGMAVCFDGDFPELWRIQAVRGAEVICRPSALLRSADIWELTTRARAYDNHVYVVAANAVGADPAGTLYFGNSLIVTPIAEVVARAATQESWVAARLDPATALSSLTPGSSVPQPFDHLAARNLELYDEHAADLLGPAATSFPYGG, from the coding sequence ATGAGACCGTTCACCGCGGCGGCGGTGCAGTTCGCGCCCGTCGCCGGGCCGCTGACCGCCGCGTCGGTCGACGCCAACCTCGACATGGCCGCCGCCTGGATCCGGCGGTGCGTCGCCGCGACCGGCGCGGAGCTGGTGGTGCTGCCCGAGTCCTGTACGACCGGTTTCACGCCCGGCGTGCCCGCCGGCGAGCTGTGGTCGCTCATGTCGTCCATCCCCGGGCCGGTCACCGAGCCCGTCCAGGAGGCGGCGCGCGACCTCGGCGTCCACGTGTGCCTCGGCACCTACGAGCGGGGTCCCGCGCCCGGCGTCGTCCACAACGCGGCGGTGCTGGTCGGCCCATCGGGCGACGTGCTGGGCGTCTACCGCAAGACCCACCCGTTCGGCGACGAGGACGCCCGACGCGGGGGATGGGTGACGGCGGGGTCGGAGGTGTGCGTCGTCGACACCGGGCTCGGCCGGATCGGCATGGCCGTCTGCTTCGACGGCGACTTCCCCGAGCTGTGGCGCATCCAGGCGGTGCGCGGCGCGGAGGTGATCTGCCGCCCGTCCGCGCTGCTGCGCTCGGCCGACATCTGGGAGCTGACCACCCGCGCCCGGGCCTACGACAACCACGTGTACGTGGTCGCCGCCAACGCCGTGGGCGCCGACCCGGCGGGCACCCTCTACTTCGGCAACTCCCTGATCGTGACACCCATCGCCGAGGTGGTCGCGCGCGCCGCCACCCAGGAGTCGTGGGTCGCCGCGCGCCTCGACCCGGCGACGGCCCTGTCGTCCCTCACCCCCGGCTCGTCGGTGCCCCAACCGTTCGACCATCTGGCCGCGCGCAACCTGGAGCTGTACGACGAGCACGCCGCCGACCTGCTCGGTCCGGCGGCGACATCCTTCCCTTACGGCGGCTGA
- a CDS encoding ATP-dependent Clp protease ATP-binding subunit, producing MTEGWYGPGGMDPFEELLARFFGSGGARRPVERVNLARFMSEPGRELVREAATRAAEWGSPDLDTDHLLWAATRQDTTRHLLSRAGADPEALAGRIEGAAHGPARDAPPMMTPSAKRALLDAYQISRALGSSYIGPEHVLYALAVNPDSEAGRMLHDAHVTPEALQTAAAGPRPASGPGAGGPPTDTPTLDEFGRDLTEQAREGRLDPVIGRDREIEQTIEVLSRRTKNNPVLIGDPGVGKTAIVEGIAQHIADGEVPDILLDKRLVQLDLAGVVAGTRYRGDFEERLHKLIDEISEHSDRLVVFIDEIHTIVSAGGGEGGAMSAGNMLKPALARGELHIVGATTIDEYRKNIEKDAALERRFQPILVPEPAVDDSIEILRGLRDRYEAHHQVRFSDEALVAAVELSTRYLTDRFLPDKAIDLIDQAGARVRLRNRTPGREVRELDRRLDQVCREKDQAVAEENYERATALRDELAELRRRKDEIPAGGSSAVPQVTVEDIAEVVSRITGIPVAQLTQEERERLLSLEGHLQQRVVGQDEAVEAVAEAVRRSRAGMGDPDRPIGSFLFLGPTGVGKTELARALAEALYGGEDRMVRIDMSEFQERHTVSRLVGAPPGYVGYEEAGQLTESVRRRPYSVLLLDEIEKAHPDVFNVLLQLLDDGRLTDSQGRTVDFRNTVVIMTSNLGSDVITGRLAAGFATDGGAADASLRDRVMGRLKEAFRPEFLNRIDEIIVFRRLDAEQLHQITDLLLEETRRRLHAQDLTVEFTPESVDWLARQGYQPEFGARPLRRTIQREVDNRLSGMLLAGRLEPGRHVIVGVRDDAIDIEATAGREETATTSS from the coding sequence ATGACGGAGGGTTGGTACGGGCCCGGCGGCATGGATCCCTTCGAGGAGTTGCTCGCCCGCTTCTTCGGCTCCGGCGGCGCCCGCCGCCCGGTGGAGCGCGTCAACCTCGCCCGGTTCATGAGCGAGCCCGGCCGCGAGCTGGTCCGGGAGGCGGCGACGCGGGCGGCCGAGTGGGGCAGCCCCGACCTGGACACCGACCATCTGCTGTGGGCCGCGACCCGTCAGGACACCACCCGCCACCTGCTGAGCAGGGCGGGCGCCGACCCCGAGGCGCTCGCCGGACGGATCGAGGGGGCCGCGCACGGCCCCGCGCGGGACGCGCCGCCGATGATGACGCCCTCGGCCAAGCGGGCGCTGCTGGACGCGTACCAGATCTCCCGCGCGCTCGGCTCGTCCTACATCGGGCCCGAGCACGTGCTGTACGCCCTGGCCGTCAACCCCGACTCCGAGGCCGGCCGGATGCTGCACGACGCGCACGTCACGCCGGAGGCGCTGCAGACCGCCGCCGCCGGGCCCCGCCCCGCGTCCGGCCCCGGCGCGGGCGGGCCGCCGACCGACACGCCGACCCTGGACGAGTTCGGCCGCGACCTCACCGAGCAGGCCCGCGAGGGACGCCTGGACCCGGTGATCGGCCGGGACCGGGAGATCGAGCAGACCATCGAGGTGCTGTCGCGGCGCACGAAGAACAACCCGGTGCTGATCGGCGACCCGGGCGTGGGCAAGACCGCCATCGTGGAGGGCATCGCCCAGCACATCGCCGACGGCGAGGTTCCCGACATCCTGCTCGACAAGCGGCTGGTGCAGCTCGACCTGGCCGGGGTGGTGGCCGGGACCCGCTACCGGGGCGACTTCGAGGAGCGCCTGCACAAGCTGATCGACGAGATCAGCGAGCACTCCGACCGGCTGGTCGTGTTCATCGACGAGATCCACACCATCGTCTCCGCCGGCGGCGGGGAGGGCGGCGCGATGAGCGCGGGCAACATGCTCAAGCCCGCGCTGGCCCGCGGTGAGCTGCACATCGTCGGCGCCACCACCATCGACGAGTACCGCAAGAACATCGAGAAGGACGCCGCCCTCGAACGCCGGTTCCAGCCCATCCTGGTGCCCGAGCCCGCCGTCGACGACAGCATCGAGATCCTGCGCGGCCTACGGGACCGCTACGAGGCCCACCACCAGGTCCGGTTCAGCGACGAGGCGCTGGTCGCGGCGGTGGAACTGTCCACCCGCTACCTCACCGACCGGTTCCTGCCCGACAAGGCCATCGACCTGATCGACCAGGCGGGCGCCCGGGTGCGGTTGCGCAACCGGACCCCCGGCCGCGAGGTCCGCGAGTTGGACCGGCGGCTCGACCAGGTGTGCCGGGAGAAGGACCAGGCCGTCGCCGAGGAGAACTACGAGCGGGCCACCGCGCTGCGCGACGAGCTGGCCGAGCTGCGGCGACGCAAGGACGAGATCCCCGCCGGGGGGAGTTCGGCGGTTCCGCAGGTGACGGTGGAGGACATCGCCGAGGTGGTTTCCCGGATCACCGGCATCCCCGTCGCGCAGCTCACCCAGGAGGAGCGCGAACGTCTGCTGAGCCTGGAAGGGCACCTGCAGCAGCGGGTCGTCGGCCAGGACGAGGCGGTCGAGGCGGTCGCCGAGGCCGTCCGCAGGTCCCGCGCCGGGATGGGCGACCCCGACCGGCCCATCGGCAGCTTCCTTTTCCTCGGGCCCACCGGGGTGGGGAAGACCGAGCTGGCCCGGGCGCTGGCGGAGGCGCTGTACGGCGGCGAGGACCGCATGGTCCGCATCGACATGAGCGAGTTCCAGGAGCGGCACACCGTCAGCCGCCTGGTGGGCGCGCCCCCCGGCTACGTGGGCTACGAGGAGGCGGGCCAGCTCACCGAGTCGGTGCGCCGCCGCCCGTACTCGGTGCTCCTGCTCGACGAGATCGAGAAGGCGCACCCCGACGTGTTCAACGTGCTGCTGCAGTTGCTGGACGACGGCCGGCTGACCGACTCCCAGGGCCGGACGGTGGACTTCCGCAACACCGTGGTCATCATGACCAGCAACCTGGGCTCCGACGTGATCACCGGACGGCTGGCCGCCGGGTTCGCCACGGACGGGGGCGCGGCCGACGCGTCCCTGCGGGACCGGGTGATGGGCCGGCTCAAGGAGGCGTTCCGCCCCGAGTTCCTCAACCGGATCGACGAGATCATCGTGTTCCGGCGGCTGGACGCCGAGCAGCTCCACCAGATCACCGACCTGCTGCTGGAGGAGACCCGCCGGCGGCTGCACGCCCAGGACCTCACCGTGGAGTTCACCCCCGAGTCCGTCGACTGGCTCGCCCGCCAGGGCTACCAGCCGGAGTTCGGGGCCCGTCCGCTGCGCCGCACCATTCAGCGCGAGGTCGACAACCGGCTGTCCGGCATGCTGCTCGCGGGGCGGCTCGAACCCGGGCGGCACGTGATCGTCGGCGTCCGCGACGACGCGATCGACATCGAGGCGACCGCCGGTCGGGAGGAGACCGCCACGACCTCCTCCTGA